The genomic segment GCCGGTGCACCTGCACACCCCGGACGGGCCGGTGATCGCCGAGGTCGATCCGCGTCGGGTCGAGCGGGTGCTGCGCAACCTGATCGGGAACGCCATCGAACACGGTGAGCACCAGCCGGTCGAGGTCCACCTGGCGGCCGACGAACGGACCGTGGCGATCGCGGTCCGCGATCGCGGCATCGGGCTGCGGCCGGGTGAGGAGAAGCTGGTGTTCAACCGGTTCTGGCGGGCCGACCCGTCCCGCGCCCGGCAGACCGGCGGCACCGGGCTGGGGCTGTCGATCAGCCTGGAGGATGCCCGGCTGCACGGCGGCTGGCTGGAGGCGTGGGGCGCGCCCGGGCAGGGCTCGCAGTTCCGGCTGACCGTGCCGGCCCGCGCCGGCGACCGCATCGTGTCGTCGCCGTTGCCGCTGGTGCCGCCGGACGCCGACGTGTCACCGGCGCCGCTGGCGCTGCCGGCCGGCCCGGCCGGCGGCAGCCTCGACGACGAACCGCAGCGGGAGCCGGACGTCGACCCGCTCTCGGCCGGGGTCGGCGATGAGTAGCCGGCGCCGGGTCCGCGGCGGGAGCCTGCTGGGTGTCGTGCTCGCCGGGCTGCTCGGTGCGACGCTGGCCGGCTGCGGGGTACCGAGTTCCGGCCCGCCGGTGGTGGTGAAGCCGGCGCCGGCGGGCGGCGGCGAGGACAACGAGCCGCAGGCACCGCACCAGGACCCGCCGCCCGACCCGGCCACCGCGAGCAGCCCGACCGACCTGGTCAACCAGTTCTACCGGGCCGCGGGTTTCGACCCGAACCCGGACCAGTTGCGCGGCAACGTGACCCAGTTCTTCTCCGCGGACGCCCGCGGTCGATGGCACCAGGACCCGGCCGGGCTGACCGTGGTGCGCATCTACACCAACACGGTCACCGCGCAGGGCAAGGACAAGCACGGGCGGCCGACGGCCACGGTGCGGGTACGCGGCGAGCTGGTCGGCACCCTGACCGAGAACGGCTCGGTCGACGCGCCGGGCTCGCACGCCAGCCGCGACTACGCGCAGGAGTTCCGGCTCGCGCAGTGGCCGACCGGCACCGGCGGCAAGGAGTGGCTGATCACCAACCCGCCGGACCACACGCTCATCTCCACCGAGGCGATGACGGCCGACTACACGGCCACCCCGGTCTACTTCGCCAGCCCCGACCACCAGTCGCTGGTGCCCGACCTGCGGTACGTGTCGAAGACGATCGCGCCGCAGAAGGAGCGCACCATCCTGGTCGACTGGCTGCTCGACGGCCCGTCACCGTGGCTCGCGCCCGCCGTGGTCAACGACATCCCGGAAGGCACCAAGCGGCGCGGCAACGTGGTCGCCCAGAACGACAAGGATGTCGTGGTGGTCGACCTGACCAGCGAGGCGGTCGGAGCGAAACACCTGCTGACGATGGCCGCGCAACTGGCCTGGACGCTGCACGCGCGGGCGTCGCGGTTGCAGCTGCGGGTCGAGGGCCGGCCCTTCCCGGTGCCGGGCATCAGGGACGGCGGCAGCACCTTCGACGTCGGTTCGCTGCGCACCTTCAACCCGGCCACCCTCGCCGCCAGTTCCGGCGGGTACTACGTCTCGCACGGCATCGTGATCCCCGC from the Actinocatenispora thailandica genome contains:
- a CDS encoding LpqB family beta-propeller domain-containing protein, producing MSSRRRVRGGSLLGVVLAGLLGATLAGCGVPSSGPPVVVKPAPAGGGEDNEPQAPHQDPPPDPATASSPTDLVNQFYRAAGFDPNPDQLRGNVTQFFSADARGRWHQDPAGLTVVRIYTNTVTAQGKDKHGRPTATVRVRGELVGTLTENGSVDAPGSHASRDYAQEFRLAQWPTGTGGKEWLITNPPDHTLISTEAMTADYTATPVYFASPDHQSLVPDLRYVSKTIAPQKERTILVDWLLDGPSPWLAPAVVNDIPEGTKRRGNVVAQNDKDVVVVDLTSEAVGAKHLLTMAAQLAWTLHARASRLQLRVEGRPFPVPGIRDGGSTFDVGSLRTFNPATLAASSGGYYVSHGIVIPASSKQWLPGVLSAPATSGLNSDVQRAALNVDSSATALVRTDDDGRPALWIGHTIGDAKSSDARFVRAEGLGDAAEIGRPSLLPHSSTALVPVDGTLRVATGTGHTEKVAFAPGSPGGAVTAVAVSPDGCRVALVRGGHLYVAPLIQQDTTLSVGRMRAVASSFTDLSEVSWTQDDDVAFGGRGSVGWASGQSSAVRGGAWQFSLDDVSSDLLTGTSGDRVPEYVASGTTDPARGAAHGIILLAINGKLWQLTGNELAAPDGAAEPPTGTAPFFPN